A genomic stretch from Petrimonas mucosa includes:
- a CDS encoding aminoacyl-histidine dipeptidase, protein MATSEILNLAPQAVWKHFYELTRIPRPTGQMEEVTKFIIDFGRSLNLETRQDNAGNVLIRKPASKGYENGKTVIIQSHLDMVPQKNADVVHDFTKDPIQPYIDGEWVKARSTTLGADNGIGCAMMMAVLEDNLLEHPPIEALFTVNEEVGMDGAFGLQKGFLSGTVMLNLDTEEEGDLCVGCAGGTDVNVTFQFKPDEEIDKGDVAFKISLTGLKGGHSGTQIHLGHANANKLMNRFLKDVVRNYEARLASIQGGSLRNAIPRESFAVITIPEQLSDDLVDLVSEYESLFREEFSGIENGISFKAEKTDLPKSLLPIEVQDDLINAVEGCPNGVISMLAEFPGVVESSLNLALVHSTEGQIDVKLLVRSSSESRKEWVCSSVESVFMLAGAKVEFDGSYPGWQPDASSELLTTMIKIYMEKYGKRPNVNVIHAGLECGIIQANAGQKLDIVSFGPTITGAHSPDEAVHIEAVGKSYDYLLAILEQMK, encoded by the coding sequence ATGGCAACATCAGAAATTTTAAACCTGGCTCCCCAGGCGGTCTGGAAGCACTTCTACGAACTCACCAGGATTCCGCGTCCAACTGGACAGATGGAGGAGGTAACAAAGTTTATAATCGATTTCGGCAGGTCTCTTAACCTGGAAACCAGGCAGGACAACGCCGGCAATGTACTGATAAGAAAACCTGCATCAAAAGGGTACGAAAACGGAAAGACCGTTATTATCCAGTCGCACCTGGATATGGTTCCGCAGAAAAATGCCGATGTTGTGCACGATTTCACCAAAGATCCGATCCAGCCCTATATCGATGGTGAATGGGTGAAGGCCCGTTCCACCACATTGGGAGCCGACAACGGCATTGGCTGTGCCATGATGATGGCGGTACTGGAAGATAACTTGCTGGAACATCCGCCCATCGAGGCGCTCTTTACCGTGAACGAAGAGGTGGGAATGGATGGAGCCTTCGGACTGCAGAAGGGGTTTCTGAGCGGTACTGTCATGTTGAACCTCGACACCGAAGAGGAGGGAGACCTCTGTGTAGGGTGTGCCGGGGGTACCGACGTGAATGTCACCTTCCAGTTTAAACCCGATGAAGAGATTGATAAGGGCGATGTGGCCTTCAAAATAAGTCTGACCGGGCTGAAAGGCGGTCACTCCGGGACTCAGATACACCTGGGCCATGCAAATGCGAACAAGCTGATGAACCGGTTTCTGAAGGATGTTGTAAGAAACTATGAGGCCCGACTCGCCTCCATCCAGGGAGGATCGCTCCGAAATGCCATTCCGCGAGAATCGTTTGCCGTAATTACCATTCCTGAACAGCTTTCGGATGATCTGGTCGACCTAGTAAGCGAATATGAGTCGCTTTTCAGGGAAGAGTTTTCGGGAATTGAGAATGGCATCTCTTTCAAAGCCGAAAAGACGGATCTGCCGAAATCATTGCTTCCCATTGAAGTTCAGGATGATCTGATCAATGCCGTGGAAGGATGTCCCAACGGGGTGATCAGCATGCTGGCTGAATTCCCCGGAGTAGTTGAAAGTTCGCTCAACCTTGCCCTGGTACACTCTACCGAAGGTCAGATCGATGTAAAGCTGCTGGTCCGCAGCTCGTCTGAGAGTAGGAAAGAATGGGTCTGCTCATCGGTGGAGAGCGTATTTATGCTTGCTGGTGCAAAAGTGGAGTTCGACGGCTCGTATCCAGGCTGGCAACCCGATGCCAGTTCGGAGCTGTTGACAACCATGATCAAGATCTACATGGAGAAATATGGAAAGCGTCCAAACGTAAACGTAATCCATGCCGGGCTTGAATGTGGAATTATTCAGGCCAATGCAGGGCAGAAACTCGATATTGTCTCGTTCGGTCCCACCATCACAGGTGCACATTCACCCGATGAGGCGGTTCACATTGAAGCTGTGGGGAAATCTTACGACTACCTGCTGGCTATCCTGGAACAGATGAAATAG
- a CDS encoding flavodoxin domain-containing protein, with translation MAENNTLIVYASRHGETKKCAREIFNLIDGKVDICDLGNRVSFPDASTYDTIIIGSSIHLGKVLEPVSNFCSANLELLTQKRIGLFITCPDTGEKAEKQLRQAFPAELLNGAVVSAYFDGTFDSFRLSILERMMIYRPGGGSGAQLSPSSWKKIKQFAKKMNPSHAEEE, from the coding sequence ATGGCAGAAAACAACACACTTATTGTTTATGCTTCCCGGCACGGTGAAACTAAGAAGTGCGCACGGGAAATCTTTAACCTGATCGATGGCAAGGTGGATATATGTGACCTGGGAAACAGGGTCTCTTTTCCGGATGCCTCAACCTATGACACCATCATTATTGGCAGCTCCATCCATCTTGGGAAAGTGCTGGAGCCAGTCTCCAATTTCTGTAGCGCCAATCTCGAACTGCTCACTCAAAAGCGGATCGGGCTCTTCATCACCTGCCCCGACACTGGGGAAAAGGCCGAAAAGCAACTGAGACAGGCTTTCCCGGCCGAACTGTTGAACGGCGCTGTTGTCAGTGCCTACTTCGACGGAACATTCGACAGCTTCCGGCTCTCCATCCTGGAAAGGATGATGATCTACCGGCCAGGCGGTGGATCGGGAGCGCAGTTGTCGCCCTCCTCCTGGAAAAAGATCAAACAGTTTGCAAAAAAAATGAACCCGTCCCATGCCGAGGAAGAGTAA
- a CDS encoding DUF4252 domain-containing protein, translated as MNRRLLITLLCGLFTFALYSQSSISLEQLYRKFANARNVEKVSLGGLKALLFKPLSAKYGNGFSISGIHVLELDGCSNEVKQQFNTMAEKLRDDKYEVLLKANEQDEKTRILARIEKEEIRELVILSLGDEPVLVRIKGKFKPEHIQQLVNVDNNGQ; from the coding sequence ATGAACCGACGTTTATTGATCACATTGTTGTGCGGATTATTCACATTCGCACTCTACAGCCAATCTTCGATCTCGCTGGAACAGTTATACCGAAAATTTGCTAACGCCCGGAATGTAGAAAAGGTTAGCCTGGGCGGATTGAAGGCACTGCTGTTCAAACCTCTGTCGGCCAAGTATGGCAATGGCTTTTCCATTTCGGGCATACATGTGCTGGAACTGGATGGCTGCTCCAACGAGGTAAAGCAGCAGTTCAACACCATGGCTGAAAAGCTGCGCGACGACAAATACGAGGTGCTGCTCAAGGCGAACGAACAGGACGAGAAGACCCGGATTCTCGCCAGGATAGAGAAGGAAGAGATTCGCGAGCTGGTCATTCTCTCCTTGGGTGATGAACCGGTACTGGTTCGCATCAAGGGAAAATTCAAGCCCGAACATATACAGCAATTGGTCAACGTTGACAACAATGGGCAATGA
- a CDS encoding RNA polymerase sigma factor: MGNEEFKKRFLPFHPMIYRISHHILENGEDANDVVQEVYIKLWEQRENIMNICNDEAFVVTMTKNLSIDWLRKNRRLRRSAAEKIEPGFESRDEERIDARDELSNLMKCLCSLPKSQQEAIRLRHFAEMSVSEIAATTRQTETNIRQLLSRARRTIKEKLNRDGNGKQ, translated from the coding sequence ATGGGCAATGAAGAGTTCAAAAAGCGTTTTCTCCCCTTTCATCCGATGATCTACCGGATTTCGCACCATATCCTTGAAAACGGAGAGGATGCCAATGATGTTGTACAGGAGGTCTACATAAAGCTTTGGGAACAGCGTGAAAATATAATGAATATCTGCAACGATGAAGCCTTTGTGGTGACGATGACCAAAAACCTCTCCATCGACTGGCTCAGGAAAAATCGCCGTTTGAGAAGATCGGCTGCTGAAAAGATAGAACCGGGGTTTGAGAGCAGGGATGAAGAGAGAATTGATGCCCGCGACGAGTTGTCGAATTTGATGAAGTGCCTTTGTTCATTGCCAAAATCTCAGCAGGAGGCGATCAGGCTCAGGCACTTTGCCGAGATGTCGGTTAGCGAGATCGCCGCAACGACAAGGCAGACGGAAACCAACATCCGCCAATTGCTTTCGAGAGCGCGGCGGACAATAAAGGAGAAATTAAACAGAGACGGAAATGGAAAGCAATGA
- a CDS encoding IS110 family RNA-guided transposase produces the protein MESQVSFNQVVSRGCGIDVHKKMLVATISGEGLRTETREFGTVTRSLTELKDWLLENRVTHVVMESTGVYWKPVYHVLEPSGLTVWIVNARHVKNVPGHKTDKQDSRWLCKLLLAGLLKPSYIPPREQRELRDLTRYRTKLVQDISSNKNRIIRILEDCNVKLSSVLSDTSGVTATRLIDKLCQGKEVTMGDIEEVYHKKIEATKEELFEACNGYITDHHIYLLGTIRGDNHHLESLIRDLDEKIKQALAPYENALERLREIPGLNRKSVEDLIAEIGLDMDVFPNENHLSSWVGVSPGNNESAGKKKTDAPPTGTSRPNPS, from the coding sequence ATGGAATCACAAGTGTCATTCAACCAGGTCGTCTCCCGGGGATGCGGGATAGACGTCCACAAGAAGATGTTAGTGGCCACCATAAGTGGCGAAGGACTTAGGACGGAAACCCGTGAATTCGGGACCGTGACGCGCTCTTTGACAGAATTAAAAGACTGGTTATTGGAAAACAGGGTAACCCACGTTGTAATGGAGAGTACGGGAGTCTACTGGAAGCCTGTCTATCATGTCCTCGAGCCCTCGGGATTGACGGTCTGGATAGTCAATGCCCGCCACGTGAAGAACGTCCCGGGGCATAAGACGGACAAGCAGGACAGCAGGTGGCTGTGCAAGTTATTGCTTGCCGGCTTGCTAAAACCCAGTTATATTCCCCCTCGTGAACAACGGGAGTTACGGGATTTGACGCGTTACCGGACCAAACTGGTACAGGATATCTCCTCGAACAAGAACCGTATCATCCGCATCCTGGAAGACTGCAATGTGAAACTTTCGAGCGTGTTAAGCGATACCTCGGGAGTAACGGCAACCAGACTGATCGACAAGTTGTGTCAGGGGAAAGAAGTGACCATGGGCGATATTGAAGAGGTATACCACAAAAAGATAGAAGCCACCAAAGAGGAGCTTTTTGAAGCCTGTAACGGTTACATCACCGACCACCACATCTACCTGCTGGGCACTATCCGGGGGGACAACCACCACCTGGAGTCTCTCATACGGGATTTGGATGAAAAGATCAAACAGGCCCTTGCCCCTTATGAGAATGCCCTGGAACGCCTGCGGGAGATCCCGGGATTGAACCGCAAGAGCGTGGAGGACCTTATCGCCGAGATCGGGCTGGATATGGATGTCTTCCCCAATGAGAATCATCTAAGCAGTTGGGTGGGCGTTTCACCGGGTAACAACGAGAGTGCCGGTAAAAAAAAAACGGACGCACCACCCACGGGAACAAGCAGGCCAAATCCATCCTGA
- a CDS encoding DUF4252 domain-containing protein — MKKSILSILLLACFTFAFAQKNPFEKFSDMDGVTSVYISKTMLSLIPKNSKVDYGGVNVGEFLNKLSSILILTSEDQKIAPQMLALANERVKGNEYELLMRVKSDDNDNVNFYMKGKPEEIHELIMIVAGNDGENVIMQFLGNFSLQDVQKMTEGFNK, encoded by the coding sequence ATGAAAAAATCGATCTTATCCATACTATTGCTGGCGTGCTTCACATTCGCCTTTGCACAGAAAAATCCGTTCGAAAAGTTCTCCGACATGGACGGTGTAACATCGGTCTACATTTCTAAGACGATGTTGTCGCTGATACCCAAAAATTCAAAGGTGGATTATGGAGGTGTGAATGTGGGGGAGTTCCTGAACAAGCTCTCCTCGATCCTTATCCTCACATCTGAAGACCAGAAGATTGCTCCTCAGATGTTGGCACTGGCCAATGAACGTGTAAAGGGAAATGAGTACGAACTGTTGATGCGGGTGAAATCTGACGATAACGATAACGTCAATTTCTATATGAAGGGCAAACCGGAAGAAATCCACGAACTGATCATGATTGTTGCCGGAAATGATGGTGAAAATGTGATCATGCAGTTCCTGGGTAATTTCTCCCTTCAGGATGTCCAGAAGATGACCGAAGGGTTCAATAAGTGA
- a CDS encoding S8 family peptidase: MRLPATTLFLLLSIALSAQTTQMQYRFRVYLKDKGNSEVTLSEPEKFLTPKAIERKRRQQVPIDQSDLPISSDYFNQLKSVGAKPVSHSKWFNTIVIQLNDSSRIDAVLQLPFVDSARYVWRGIERNHRYSVRPRLGCMECPDEADPVTPFGITTKQFALHNARQMALSGFTGRGIEIAIIDAGFTNVDVIPQFDEVNIAGFRSFVPEGDIFASSDHGTKVFSTMATNLPGVMIGSAPHATYHLLRSEDVTSEFPVEEDYWVRAVEYADSIGIDLINTSLGYTDFDDSTLNYRHVDLDGKTSLMSLAADKAYEKGMILVTSAGNEGSKEWQKVSPPADAKHALSVGAVGIDSLIAPFSSKGYTADKRLKPDIVSVGKATITIGQNGLIGFTNGTSLSSPFMAGLVASLWSANPNLSRAEVIDIVKRSADRYNRPDSVYGYGIPDFGKALKEVLGSLEPHKKRVVEREFSITRSAKERFEVLLTEAELSPDAYRINLVDESGNLIAEYRFEEGQLTLPVQREVLQKNKYLHFIFMSPFTQKTIRFRL, from the coding sequence ATGAGATTACCCGCCACTACCCTATTCTTACTGCTGAGTATCGCCTTATCCGCCCAAACTACACAGATGCAGTACCGTTTCAGGGTCTACCTGAAGGATAAGGGGAATTCTGAAGTCACGCTATCCGAACCGGAGAAGTTCCTCACACCCAAAGCCATTGAACGAAAGAGACGCCAGCAGGTGCCAATCGATCAATCGGATCTTCCAATCTCTTCGGATTACTTCAATCAGCTGAAGAGTGTGGGTGCAAAACCTGTCTCACATAGCAAATGGTTCAATACGATCGTGATCCAGTTGAACGACAGTTCACGGATCGATGCCGTTCTACAGTTGCCGTTTGTGGACTCGGCACGGTATGTATGGCGGGGCATTGAACGGAACCATCGTTATTCTGTCCGTCCCAGGCTGGGATGTATGGAGTGTCCCGATGAAGCTGACCCGGTAACTCCCTTCGGAATCACCACAAAACAGTTCGCTCTCCACAATGCCCGACAGATGGCGTTGAGCGGATTCACCGGCAGAGGAATTGAGATTGCGATTATCGATGCCGGGTTTACCAATGTTGATGTCATCCCGCAGTTCGACGAGGTCAATATCGCCGGGTTCAGAAGTTTTGTACCGGAAGGCGATATATTTGCTTCGAGCGACCACGGCACAAAGGTCTTTTCAACCATGGCTACCAACCTGCCCGGAGTGATGATTGGCTCGGCTCCCCACGCAACCTACCACCTGCTACGTTCCGAAGATGTGACGAGTGAATTTCCGGTTGAGGAGGATTACTGGGTCAGGGCAGTCGAGTATGCCGACAGCATCGGGATTGACCTGATCAACACTTCTCTCGGTTACACCGATTTCGACGACTCAACACTGAATTACCGGCATGTCGACCTGGATGGCAAGACCTCCTTGATGAGTCTTGCTGCCGACAAGGCATATGAAAAGGGAATGATTCTGGTCACCAGCGCAGGAAATGAGGGGAGTAAAGAGTGGCAGAAGGTATCGCCGCCCGCCGATGCAAAGCATGCACTCTCCGTGGGGGCAGTGGGAATCGACAGCCTTATCGCTCCATTCAGCTCAAAAGGGTATACCGCCGACAAGCGGTTAAAACCCGACATTGTCTCCGTGGGCAAAGCCACCATAACAATTGGTCAAAACGGACTGATCGGGTTTACAAACGGAACTTCACTCTCATCTCCCTTTATGGCAGGGCTCGTTGCATCGTTATGGTCGGCCAATCCCAACCTGTCCCGTGCAGAGGTAATTGATATCGTGAAACGGTCGGCCGACCGGTATAACCGTCCCGATTCCGTTTATGGATACGGTATACCCGATTTCGGGAAAGCCTTGAAGGAGGTGCTGGGGAGCCTGGAGCCTCACAAGAAGAGGGTTGTTGAAAGGGAGTTCTCCATAACACGCAGTGCGAAAGAGAGATTCGAAGTCCTGCTTACCGAAGCAGAACTCTCACCAGATGCCTACAGGATCAATCTGGTAGACGAATCGGGGAATCTGATTGCAGAATACCGGTTTGAAGAGGGGCAGCTCACTCTTCCCGTTCAACGGGAGGTACTGCAAAAGAATAAGTACCTGCACTTTATTTTCATGTCGCCATTTACACAAAAGACGATCCGGTTCAGGTTATGA
- the xseA gene encoding exodeoxyribonuclease VII large subunit — protein sequence MNRPSLSLSELNGQVRDAIHDHLPDTYWVCAETSDVRLNRNGHCYLEFIEKDLQGQNIIARARGVIWNDVYKMLSSYFEAETGQRFVSGLTVLVRVSVDFHGLYGYSLSVVDIDPSFTIGEMARNRQLVLKKLEEEGVMTLNKELTLPELVNRIAVISSPTAAGYEDFCDQLTNNPYGFVFYPRLFPAIMQGERSESSIISALDTIYAHRAHFDVVAIIRGGGSSSDLSCFDSYLLATNCAQFPLPVITGIGHERDITVVDLVAHTRAKTPTAVAEFLVSHTAQTATALLELQQRLVEKSSMAVQTAEIRLAELSRRTIHASQIFVRDELSTTRQLTALLKHQTDKLLQHEKHLMSEKSQYIHMASPENILKRGYTLTLKQGRIIKSKEELLEGDIIETLFADGKVESAVTLK from the coding sequence ATGAATAGGCCATCACTTTCACTGTCGGAACTAAACGGCCAGGTGCGTGATGCCATTCACGACCACCTGCCCGATACCTATTGGGTATGCGCCGAAACCAGTGATGTGCGCCTGAACCGGAACGGACACTGCTATCTGGAGTTTATTGAAAAGGATCTCCAGGGACAGAACATTATTGCGCGAGCCCGCGGAGTGATCTGGAACGATGTGTATAAGATGCTCTCCTCATACTTCGAAGCTGAAACCGGTCAGCGGTTTGTATCGGGATTAACAGTACTGGTACGGGTTTCTGTCGATTTTCACGGGCTTTACGGATATTCGCTCTCGGTAGTGGACATCGACCCCTCATTCACCATCGGCGAGATGGCCCGAAACCGGCAGCTTGTTCTCAAAAAACTGGAAGAGGAGGGGGTGATGACGCTGAACAAGGAGCTGACTCTGCCCGAACTGGTCAACAGGATTGCGGTAATCTCCTCTCCCACGGCAGCCGGTTACGAAGATTTCTGCGATCAGTTGACCAACAACCCTTACGGTTTTGTTTTTTATCCACGGTTATTTCCGGCCATCATGCAGGGCGAACGGAGCGAATCATCGATAATTTCCGCACTCGATACCATATACGCACATAGAGCGCACTTCGATGTTGTAGCAATTATCCGAGGTGGTGGCTCATCATCAGATCTCAGCTGCTTCGACTCCTACCTGCTGGCAACCAACTGTGCCCAGTTCCCGCTCCCGGTGATTACCGGAATCGGCCATGAACGTGACATCACCGTGGTAGACCTGGTTGCCCATACACGGGCAAAAACACCTACGGCAGTAGCCGAGTTCCTGGTCTCACACACCGCACAGACCGCAACGGCACTGTTGGAGTTGCAGCAACGCCTGGTGGAAAAGAGCAGCATGGCTGTCCAGACAGCAGAGATCCGGCTGGCCGAGCTCTCCCGGCGTACAATACACGCCTCCCAGATATTTGTCAGGGATGAGCTTTCCACAACACGGCAGCTGACGGCTCTTCTTAAACACCAGACCGATAAGCTGCTACAGCACGAAAAACATCTCATGTCGGAGAAGAGCCAGTATATCCATATGGCTTCACCTGAAAATATTCTGAAGCGGGGATATACCCTAACGCTGAAGCAGGGAAGGATCATCAAGTCGAAAGAGGAACTGTTGGAGGGAGATATTATTGAAACCCTGTTTGCAGATGGAAAGGTTGAATCTGCCGTAACCCTAAAATAA
- the xseB gene encoding exodeoxyribonuclease VII small subunit yields the protein MKESTLTYSQAKQELEAIVSAIESGELDVDALTEKVRRASMLIAFCKEKLTKTDEELQKILEQIQ from the coding sequence ATGAAAGAATCGACCCTGACATATTCTCAAGCCAAACAGGAGCTTGAAGCAATAGTATCAGCAATTGAATCTGGGGAGCTGGATGTGGACGCGCTGACAGAAAAGGTGAGACGCGCATCCATGCTCATCGCATTCTGCAAGGAAAAACTGACGAAAACCGACGAGGAGTTGCAGAAAATTCTCGAACAGATCCAGTGA
- a CDS encoding 2-C-methyl-D-erythritol 4-phosphate cytidylyltransferase: MIPEQHFSVIIVAGGKGTRAGGEVPKQFQSIGGKPMLMRTIEAFHRFDYRMRTVVVLPAAYRTLWEELCRLHRFILPHILVNGGETRFHSVKNGLAKIGEDEIVAIHDAARPFVSPEVIGRCFGEASDLRCGVIPVVGEKNSLRLLNGETSKAIDRSRIRVVQTPQVFPADLLKAAYQTTFHERFTDDASVAEESGIPIKLVEGDEKNIKITTSIDLAFADFLYGNNLI; this comes from the coding sequence ATGATTCCAGAACAACATTTTAGCGTAATTATCGTTGCCGGTGGCAAGGGAACAAGGGCCGGAGGAGAGGTGCCCAAGCAGTTTCAATCCATTGGTGGTAAACCGATGCTGATGCGCACCATAGAGGCTTTTCACCGCTTCGATTACAGGATGCGGACAGTAGTCGTGCTACCCGCTGCCTACCGGACTCTCTGGGAAGAGCTCTGTCGGCTGCACCGCTTCATACTGCCACATATCCTCGTCAACGGTGGCGAGACACGTTTTCACTCCGTGAAAAATGGACTGGCGAAGATCGGGGAGGATGAGATCGTAGCTATCCACGATGCGGCCCGTCCATTCGTATCACCGGAAGTGATCGGGAGATGCTTCGGTGAAGCTTCCGACTTGCGGTGCGGTGTCATTCCGGTAGTCGGGGAAAAAAACAGCCTCCGGCTGCTCAACGGGGAGACAAGCAAAGCGATAGACCGCAGCAGAATTCGGGTTGTACAAACCCCGCAGGTTTTTCCTGCCGATCTGCTGAAAGCAGCCTACCAGACCACTTTTCACGAAAGATTCACTGATGATGCTTCGGTAGCCGAGGAGAGTGGCATTCCGATAAAACTCGTGGAAGGTGATGAGAAAAACATCAAAATCACCACTTCGATCGATTTGGCATTTGCAGATTTTTTATACGGAAACAACCTCATCTGA
- a CDS encoding Lrp/AsnC family transcriptional regulator — MEKIDKLDRQILEIISQNARIPFRDVADQCGVSRAAIHQRVQRMVENNVITGSGYHVNPKILGYAASAYIGVKLEKGSMYKNVIPEFEKIPEITECHFTTGPYTLLVKLYAKDNEHLMDLLNNKIQEIPGVVATETMISLSQSVKREIPIIKESPRE; from the coding sequence ATGGAAAAAATAGACAAACTAGACAGGCAAATACTCGAAATTATCTCACAGAATGCCCGCATTCCCTTCAGGGATGTAGCAGATCAATGCGGAGTTTCACGCGCCGCCATTCATCAGCGTGTCCAACGGATGGTAGAGAATAATGTTATCACGGGATCGGGTTATCACGTAAATCCCAAAATTTTAGGATATGCCGCAAGTGCCTATATCGGCGTGAAACTAGAAAAGGGGTCGATGTATAAGAACGTGATTCCCGAATTTGAGAAGATTCCCGAAATTACCGAGTGTCATTTTACCACAGGCCCCTATACACTTCTTGTCAAACTCTATGCAAAAGACAACGAACACCTGATGGATTTGTTGAACAATAAAATCCAGGAGATCCCGGGTGTTGTGGCTACAGAAACTATGATTTCGCTCAGCCAGAGTGTGAAAAGAGAAATACCTATCATCAAGGAGTCTCCCCGCGAGTAA
- a CDS encoding winged helix-turn-helix domain-containing protein, with protein sequence MFKELDPLLHSELRLAIMSILLSVDEADFVYLKEQTGATSGNLSVQIDKLNDAGYIEVERGFAGKRTRTVCKITPVGVKAFENYVESLKSYLKL encoded by the coding sequence ATGTTTAAGGAGCTCGATCCATTGCTACACTCCGAACTTCGACTGGCCATCATGTCGATCCTGCTTTCGGTGGATGAAGCCGACTTTGTCTACCTGAAAGAGCAGACAGGGGCGACTTCCGGCAACCTGAGCGTGCAGATCGACAAACTGAACGATGCAGGGTATATAGAGGTGGAGAGGGGGTTTGCAGGGAAACGGACCCGTACTGTCTGCAAGATAACTCCGGTTGGCGTGAAGGCGTTCGAAAATTATGTGGAATCGCTTAAGAGTTATCTGAAACTTTAA